One genomic segment of Rivularia sp. PCC 7116 includes these proteins:
- a CDS encoding Mo-dependent nitrogenase C-terminal domain-containing protein, producing the protein MTSAVQSPYSSEQISAWLRGLLTIAWADGNFDEQEKQLITSITQEKLNPGMNVESFEAITPEELAAVFGKSTPIAENFLRTAVMVAIADGIYSPSEDELLHKLCEALGEPENLLESLRQTLENPQPAEASTGVASPLKPPGKPPIEALNPLRDWLDGLNIEDPKVAHFLCKMIPSQCPFERDVKLFGRKIVHIPPLCKLNPLYEQLVGLRFRALSYLADDCQEDISEYI; encoded by the coding sequence ATGACAAGTGCTGTTCAATCTCCTTACAGCAGCGAACAAATATCCGCATGGCTGCGAGGGCTGCTGACTATTGCTTGGGCTGACGGAAACTTTGACGAGCAAGAAAAGCAATTGATAACTTCAATCACCCAGGAAAAATTAAATCCTGGGATGAATGTAGAATCATTTGAAGCGATAACGCCAGAAGAATTAGCTGCTGTTTTTGGTAAAAGTACCCCAATAGCAGAAAACTTCTTGCGAACAGCGGTAATGGTAGCCATTGCCGATGGAATCTATTCTCCTAGCGAAGACGAACTACTCCACAAGCTCTGTGAAGCTTTAGGGGAACCAGAAAACCTGCTGGAATCTCTGCGCCAGACTCTGGAAAATCCCCAACCAGCAGAAGCATCTACTGGCGTTGCATCACCTCTTAAACCTCCAGGCAAACCCCCAATCGAAGCCTTGAATCCTTTGCGAGATTGGCTTGATGGTTTGAACATTGAAGATCCTAAAGTTGCCCACTTTTTGTGCAAAATGATTCCCTCCCAATGTCCTTTTGAACGAGATGTGAAATTATTCGGACGCAAAATCGTGCATATTCCACCTTTATGCAAATTAAACCCGCTTTACGAGCAACTCGTGGGCTTGCGTTTTCGGGCTTTGTCCTATTTAGCGGATGATTGTCAAGAGGATATTTCGGAATATATTTAG
- the obgE gene encoding GTPase ObgE → MQFIDQAKIEVEAGKGGDGIVAFRREKYVPAGGPSGGNGGRGGSVILVASENLQTLLDFRYKRRFVAKNGSRGGPKNKTGASGDDLLIEVPCGTAVYNRESDELIGDLTKPGQTLLVAEGGKGGLGNKYFLSNRNRAPEHALPGLDGEIKTLRLELKLLAEVGIIGLPNAGKSTLISALSAARPKIADYPFTTLIPNLGVVRKPTGDGTVFADIPGLIEGASQGAGLGHDFLRHIERTRLLLHVIDATSEDVVGEYNTIMQELQSYGRELREKTQIIALNKIDAVDKENIDLEALASELNHLSFAPVFIISAVTGEGLQPMLQQIWDTLDALNVKEEEEVIEVLGIGNKEI, encoded by the coding sequence ATGCAATTTATCGATCAAGCAAAAATTGAAGTAGAAGCAGGTAAAGGTGGCGATGGTATTGTTGCTTTTCGTAGAGAAAAGTATGTACCTGCTGGCGGTCCTTCCGGAGGCAATGGAGGGCGCGGTGGCTCGGTTATTTTAGTTGCTTCAGAAAATTTGCAAACCTTATTGGATTTTAGATACAAACGTCGTTTTGTCGCAAAAAACGGTTCTCGCGGTGGTCCGAAAAATAAAACCGGGGCATCTGGAGATGATTTATTAATAGAAGTACCTTGCGGTACTGCCGTTTACAACCGGGAAAGTGATGAGTTGATTGGCGATTTAACTAAACCCGGACAAACTTTACTAGTTGCAGAAGGCGGAAAAGGTGGATTGGGGAATAAGTATTTTTTAAGCAATCGTAACCGCGCTCCAGAACATGCCTTACCGGGATTAGATGGAGAAATTAAAACATTACGTTTGGAGTTGAAACTTTTAGCGGAAGTAGGAATTATTGGATTACCAAATGCTGGTAAATCGACTTTGATTTCGGCTTTATCAGCAGCACGTCCAAAAATTGCCGATTATCCTTTTACTACCTTAATACCGAATTTAGGGGTAGTTAGAAAACCGACTGGTGACGGTACTGTGTTTGCGGATATTCCCGGTTTAATTGAAGGTGCTTCTCAAGGTGCGGGATTAGGACACGATTTCTTGCGTCACATCGAACGTACTCGCTTATTGCTGCATGTAATTGATGCAACCAGCGAAGATGTAGTCGGTGAATACAATACGATTATGCAGGAATTGCAGTCATATGGGCGAGAATTACGAGAAAAAACCCAGATTATCGCCTTGAATAAAATTGATGCTGTTGATAAAGAAAATATAGATTTGGAAGCATTAGCCTCGGAATTAAATCATCTTTCTTTTGCACCAGTTTTTATAATTTCAGCGGTGACTGGTGAAGGATTACAGCCGATGTTACAGCAAATTTGGGATACTCTCGATGCTTTGAATGTTAAAGAAGAAGAGGAAGTTATTGAAGTTTTGGGAATAGGAAATAAAGAAATATAA